From Anaeromusa acidaminophila DSM 3853, the proteins below share one genomic window:
- the sdhA gene encoding succinate dehydrogenase flavoprotein subunit has protein sequence MATMKISEAGGEVDLFSLCPVKRSHSVCAQGGINACMNTKGQNDSIDEHFDDTVYGGDFLADQKAVRGMIELAPKLIEMFDRMGVTWTRTAEGLLDLRNFGGQKNKRTCFSGATTGQQLLYALDEQVRHWEVKGTVKKYEGWDFLKAILNEKGECRGILAQNMTTMEIEAFPADAVILATGGPGLVFGKSTNSVICTGSAVSSAYQQGAYLGNSEFIQLHPTAIPGDDKLRLMSESARGEGGRVWTYKDGKPWYFLEEMYPAYGNLVPRDIAARAIFKVCTEMKLGINGENQVYLDLSHIDSDYLDRKLGGILEIYEEFVGDDPRKVPMRIFPAVHYSMGGIWVDREHRTNIPGLFASGECDYQYHGANRLGANSLLSAAYSGTVSGPSAMRWAKGEQEGPALSAEELKAAKDAEIQRFEKLLAMNGPENAYKLHQELGEIMLENVAIVRINENIAKAEGLLKDLLKRWDDIGVNDKGHYCNQEVMFTRQLRDMIIYAQAITKAALMRNESRGAHYKPEFPERDDENFLKTTRVTYTPEGPQIDYIDFDHSMIKPRPRRYDVAKEVKK, from the coding sequence ATGGCCACTATGAAGATCAGCGAAGCCGGTGGCGAAGTCGATCTCTTCTCCCTTTGCCCGGTTAAGCGTTCGCACTCGGTTTGTGCGCAGGGCGGCATTAACGCCTGCATGAATACTAAAGGTCAAAACGACTCCATTGATGAGCATTTTGACGATACTGTTTACGGCGGCGACTTCCTGGCTGACCAGAAAGCTGTTCGCGGTATGATTGAATTGGCTCCGAAACTGATCGAAATGTTCGATCGCATGGGCGTGACCTGGACCCGTACTGCGGAAGGTCTGTTGGACCTGCGTAACTTCGGCGGTCAGAAAAACAAAAGAACTTGCTTCTCCGGCGCTACTACCGGTCAGCAGCTTTTGTACGCTCTCGATGAGCAGGTTCGCCATTGGGAAGTCAAAGGCACCGTTAAGAAATACGAAGGCTGGGATTTCCTGAAGGCCATTTTGAACGAAAAAGGCGAATGCCGTGGTATTTTGGCTCAGAACATGACTACCATGGAAATCGAAGCTTTCCCGGCTGACGCTGTTATTTTGGCTACCGGCGGCCCCGGACTGGTGTTCGGCAAGAGCACCAACTCCGTTATCTGCACCGGTTCTGCCGTTTCCAGCGCGTACCAGCAAGGCGCGTACCTGGGCAACAGCGAGTTCATTCAGCTGCATCCTACGGCCATTCCCGGTGACGACAAGCTGCGCTTGATGTCCGAGTCGGCTCGTGGTGAAGGCGGCCGTGTCTGGACTTATAAAGACGGCAAGCCTTGGTATTTCCTCGAAGAAATGTATCCGGCTTATGGCAACTTGGTGCCGCGTGACATCGCTGCGCGCGCCATCTTCAAAGTTTGCACGGAAATGAAGCTGGGCATCAACGGCGAAAACCAGGTATATTTGGATCTGTCTCACATCGACAGTGATTACCTGGATCGCAAGCTGGGCGGCATCCTCGAGATCTACGAAGAGTTCGTTGGCGATGATCCGCGCAAAGTTCCGATGCGTATCTTCCCGGCTGTTCACTATTCCATGGGCGGCATCTGGGTTGACCGCGAACACAGAACCAACATTCCTGGTCTGTTCGCTTCCGGCGAATGCGACTATCAATATCATGGCGCCAACCGTTTGGGTGCAAACTCCTTGCTGTCGGCCGCTTACTCCGGTACGGTTTCCGGCCCGAGCGCGATGCGCTGGGCGAAAGGCGAGCAGGAAGGCCCGGCCTTGAGTGCAGAAGAACTGAAAGCCGCTAAGGATGCGGAAATTCAGCGCTTTGAAAAACTTCTGGCTATGAACGGTCCTGAAAATGCTTACAAGCTGCATCAGGAACTCGGCGAAATCATGCTGGAAAACGTGGCCATCGTTCGTATTAACGAGAACATCGCCAAAGCGGAAGGCCTCTTGAAAGACCTGCTGAAGCGTTGGGATGATATCGGCGTGAACGACAAAGGCCATTACTGCAATCAGGAAGTTATGTTCACCCGTCAGTTGCGGGATATGATCATCTATGCCCAGGCTATTACGAAAGCTGCTTTGATGCGTAACGAAAGCCGCGGCGCTCACTACAAGCCTGAATTCCCTGAGCGTGATGATGAGAACTTCCTAAAAACCACGCGTGTTACTTATACCCCGGAAGGACCGCAAATCGACTACATCGACTTTGATCATTCCATGATCAAACCGCGTCCTCGTCGTTACGACGTTGCTAAGGAGGTTAAGAAATAA
- a CDS encoding Fe-S-containing hydro-lyase, producing the protein MAEKKRITTPLSAEVVRDLKAGDSVLITGIVYSARDAAHKVMTETLARGEKLPVDLTNQVVYYLGPTPAKPGAVIGSAGPTTSGRMDAYAPTLLDQGLRGMIGKGSRSKEVVESMKKNGAVYFAAVGGAAALIAKCIKKYEVLAYPELGPEALAALTVEDFPAIVVVDSEGNSFYEEGQRPYRKI; encoded by the coding sequence ATGGCCGAGAAGAAACGTATTACTACTCCGCTGAGCGCAGAAGTTGTTCGCGATCTGAAAGCTGGCGACAGCGTTCTGATTACCGGCATTGTTTACAGCGCTCGTGATGCTGCTCATAAAGTTATGACAGAAACCTTGGCGCGCGGTGAAAAACTGCCGGTAGATTTGACGAACCAGGTTGTGTACTATTTGGGACCAACCCCTGCCAAGCCAGGTGCTGTAATTGGTTCTGCGGGCCCGACGACTTCTGGTCGTATGGACGCTTATGCGCCTACTTTGTTGGATCAAGGTCTGCGCGGCATGATTGGCAAGGGCTCCCGTTCCAAAGAAGTTGTTGAGTCCATGAAAAAGAACGGCGCCGTGTATTTTGCCGCTGTTGGCGGAGCTGCTGCTTTGATTGCCAAATGCATCAAAAAATACGAAGTGCTGGCTTACCCTGAACTCGGTCCAGAGGCACTAGCTGCATTGACGGTAGAAGATTTTCCTGCCATCGTCGTTGTCGATAGTGAAGGGAACAGCTTCTACGAAGAAGGACAAAGACCATACCGGAAGATTTAA
- a CDS encoding fumarate hydratase produces the protein MRTIEVAKITEAVAKMCMDACYYLSDDVYKALKSAQETEESPLGRDVIAQIVKNADIAREESVPICQDTGMTVIFLELGQDAHIVGGDLTEAINAGVAKGYTEGYLRKSVVEEPLFNRKNTTNNTPAVIHTTIVPGDKLKIKLAPKGFGSENKSGMKMLVPADGVEGVKAAVLDIIKHAGPNPCPPMVVGVGIGGTMEKAALLSKKALVRRIDKRNDHPEYAKLEGELLEMINKTGIGPQLGGTTSALAVNIEWYPTHIAGLPVSVNISCHATRHADVEL, from the coding sequence TTGCGTACCATTGAGGTTGCCAAAATTACTGAGGCTGTTGCCAAAATGTGCATGGACGCCTGCTACTATTTGTCAGACGACGTGTACAAAGCTTTAAAATCAGCTCAGGAGACCGAAGAATCTCCCCTCGGCAGAGACGTAATCGCTCAGATCGTCAAAAATGCCGACATCGCTCGTGAGGAAAGCGTGCCGATTTGCCAGGATACTGGCATGACCGTTATCTTTTTGGAACTCGGTCAGGATGCGCACATCGTTGGAGGCGACTTGACGGAAGCCATCAATGCCGGCGTAGCGAAAGGGTATACCGAAGGCTATTTGCGTAAATCGGTTGTGGAAGAGCCGCTGTTCAATCGTAAAAACACGACGAACAATACTCCCGCAGTCATTCATACTACCATCGTGCCAGGGGATAAGCTGAAAATTAAGCTGGCCCCGAAAGGCTTCGGCAGTGAAAACAAAAGCGGCATGAAGATGTTGGTTCCGGCTGACGGCGTTGAAGGCGTGAAAGCGGCTGTCCTTGATATTATCAAGCATGCAGGCCCGAATCCCTGTCCTCCTATGGTTGTCGGCGTAGGTATTGGCGGCACCATGGAAAAAGCGGCGTTGTTGTCGAAAAAAGCGCTGGTGCGCCGCATCGACAAGCGCAATGACCATCCGGAGTACGCGAAGCTAGAAGGGGAACTGCTGGAAATGATCAACAAGACCGGCATTGGACCTCAACTGGGCGGAACTACCTCGGCTCTGGCAGTTAACATTGAATGGTATCCTACGCACATCGCCGGCTTGCCGGTATCTGTAAATATCAGCTGTCATGCTACCCGGCATGCCGATGTGGAACTCTAA
- a CDS encoding YfcE family phosphodiesterase: MKRLGILSDTHGNLQLLKRAVEETGPVDMWLHAGDYIRDARWLAAWCPVPVIAVAGNCDRPGDGKAEEFVEVENLLIWLTHGHRQHVKNGRGDLVWWAQQYGAQIAVYGHTHQNENQVQNSVLIFNPGSLEHSRDEAPSWGRVSIENGKVVEAEILHFQGFEPFSIEK; the protein is encoded by the coding sequence ATGAAACGCCTTGGGATTTTGAGCGATACTCACGGTAATCTGCAATTGCTAAAACGAGCGGTTGAGGAAACTGGTCCTGTAGATATGTGGCTGCATGCGGGGGATTATATCCGGGATGCGCGTTGGTTGGCGGCATGGTGCCCGGTGCCGGTAATTGCTGTTGCCGGTAATTGCGATCGGCCTGGAGATGGTAAGGCGGAAGAGTTTGTAGAGGTCGAAAATCTATTAATTTGGCTGACACATGGTCACCGACAGCATGTAAAAAACGGACGAGGCGACCTTGTTTGGTGGGCGCAGCAGTATGGCGCGCAAATTGCCGTGTATGGTCACACCCATCAAAATGAAAACCAAGTACAGAACTCTGTATTAATATTCAACCCTGGAAGTTTGGAACATTCCCGAGATGAGGCGCCAAGCTGGGGGCGGGTCTCTATAGAAAACGGCAAGGTGGTGGAGGCGGAAATCCTTCATTTTCAAGGCTTTGAACCATTTTCGATAGAAAAGTAA
- a CDS encoding XTP/dITP diphosphatase: MIELVVASKNKGKIAEFEKAFSQLPVKVLSLKDFGEIPEAVEDGATFAENARKKAQHYLQYTKKPCLADDSGLEADALGGAPGVFSARYAGEGANDAANNAKLLQQMVDVESKRRTGRFRCALALAFPDGRMMEAEGSVEGRLLMAEKGDGGFGYDPLFFLPELAKTFAELTLAEKNEISHRGKAIAAMAKKLAEAGLK; the protein is encoded by the coding sequence GTGATTGAACTTGTAGTTGCTAGCAAGAATAAGGGAAAAATCGCTGAATTTGAAAAAGCCTTCAGTCAATTGCCTGTGAAGGTTTTGTCGTTGAAGGACTTTGGTGAGATTCCCGAAGCCGTAGAGGACGGAGCAACCTTTGCCGAGAATGCGCGCAAAAAAGCGCAGCATTATTTGCAGTACACAAAGAAGCCTTGCTTGGCGGATGATTCTGGTTTAGAAGCAGATGCCTTGGGAGGAGCGCCAGGGGTTTTCTCCGCTCGCTATGCAGGAGAGGGGGCCAATGATGCGGCCAATAACGCCAAACTGCTGCAGCAGATGGTGGACGTCGAATCAAAACGGCGGACGGGACGCTTTCGCTGCGCCTTGGCTTTAGCCTTTCCAGATGGGCGGATGATGGAAGCGGAAGGTTCGGTGGAGGGGCGGCTGCTTATGGCGGAGAAAGGCGACGGAGGTTTTGGCTATGATCCGTTGTTCTTTTTGCCGGAATTGGCTAAGACTTTTGCCGAGCTAACTTTGGCGGAAAAAAATGAAATTAGTCACCGGGGCAAGGCGATTGCAGCTATGGCGAAAAAATTGGCTGAGGCAGGATTAAAATGA
- the rph gene encoding ribonuclease PH, with translation MKRIDGRTPAQMRKVNIQRDYMRYAEGSALIEVGNTRVLCAATIEDKVPHFLRGSGEGWITAEYALLPRSTQVRNVRESAKGKVTGRTHEIQRLIGRALRSVVNLKALGERTVWIDCDVLQADGGTRTASITGAFIALVDAVNTIYDEKRPFAVTDFLAASSVGIVDGQAYLDLCYEEDSKAIVDMNVVMTGNGRFVEVQGTGEQRPFAREELADMLALAEQGVGTLIEYQKDVLGPLAWKVGREP, from the coding sequence ATGAAACGAATTGACGGACGTACGCCAGCGCAGATGCGCAAGGTGAATATTCAAAGAGACTATATGCGCTATGCTGAAGGGTCGGCTTTGATCGAAGTGGGGAATACACGGGTTTTATGCGCGGCGACCATAGAGGACAAGGTTCCGCATTTTTTAAGAGGCAGCGGCGAGGGCTGGATTACAGCAGAGTATGCGCTTTTGCCCCGTTCGACGCAGGTGCGTAATGTGCGCGAGTCGGCCAAAGGGAAAGTCACGGGCCGAACGCATGAGATTCAACGCTTGATAGGCAGGGCGCTGCGCAGCGTAGTGAATCTCAAAGCATTAGGAGAACGAACCGTATGGATTGACTGCGATGTATTGCAAGCCGACGGCGGTACTAGGACGGCTTCGATTACCGGTGCATTTATCGCCTTGGTGGATGCAGTCAATACGATTTATGATGAAAAACGCCCTTTTGCAGTTACTGACTTTTTAGCAGCCTCTAGTGTAGGGATTGTGGACGGACAGGCCTATTTGGATTTGTGCTATGAAGAAGACTCCAAGGCGATTGTAGATATGAATGTGGTCATGACCGGTAACGGGCGTTTTGTAGAGGTCCAGGGAACGGGCGAGCAACGTCCTTTTGCCCGGGAGGAGCTGGCGGACATGCTGGCTTTGGCGGAACAAGGCGTTGGGACTTTGATTGAATACCAAAAGGATGTTCTTGGCCCGTTGGCTTGGAAGGTAGGACGAGAGCCGTGA
- a CDS encoding coenzyme F420-0:L-glutamate ligase — MEKLELVPVRTRILTPADNIVDAIEAYGKDLIGPDDVVSVAESVVAITQGRMVRPEEMNPCFLARVLCRFIPQKASLSSIYGMQLAMDAAGKWRIAFWLFVGMLAKLFGKSGVFYAMSGEQTRLIDDVTGTMPPFDKHIVLGPEDPEGVSKEIKERLGCFGAVVADVNDLKRSYVLGGSPGVDLRKVEKMLIDNPFGNASQKTPIVVIKNYAKIASHYRV; from the coding sequence ATGGAGAAGCTTGAATTAGTGCCAGTGCGCACGCGCATTTTGACGCCTGCAGATAATATTGTCGACGCCATCGAAGCGTATGGTAAAGACTTAATCGGACCGGATGATGTGGTCTCGGTAGCGGAAAGCGTAGTCGCCATTACCCAGGGACGGATGGTGCGTCCGGAGGAGATGAATCCCTGTTTTTTAGCGCGGGTTCTGTGTCGCTTTATTCCGCAAAAAGCAAGCTTGAGCAGTATTTACGGCATGCAGCTGGCCATGGACGCCGCTGGTAAATGGCGGATTGCTTTTTGGCTCTTTGTAGGCATGCTGGCGAAACTATTTGGGAAATCTGGCGTGTTTTACGCTATGTCTGGCGAACAAACTCGCTTGATTGACGACGTGACGGGGACCATGCCTCCTTTTGACAAGCATATTGTATTAGGACCGGAGGACCCTGAAGGAGTCTCAAAAGAGATTAAAGAACGTTTGGGATGCTTTGGCGCTGTAGTAGCGGATGTGAATGATTTGAAGCGTTCTTACGTACTGGGCGGTTCACCGGGAGTGGATTTGCGCAAGGTGGAGAAAATGCTGATTGATAATCCTTTTGGCAACGCTTCACAAAAGACCCCTATAGTCGTAATCAAAAATTATGCTAAAATTGCTTCGCATTATCGAGTTTAA
- the murI gene encoding glutamate racemase, which translates to MTGKHKAPIGVFDSGVGGLTVVQQLRRLLPSEDILYFGDTARAPYGGREPAEICLFMGQILQFMEEHGVKLAVVACNTMTAWGLADMQGRFPFPVIGMDSGVSQALQASPGKRIGVIATAATVNSGKHERDALALCSDAHFFGQPCPEFVPLIEQERLASSELRQAAVSYLQPLRQAETEAVILGCTHYPVIGSLLQEILGEGVALIDPAEATAQAAKRFLQEQGMEAPQRQGSLRLYVSGEPLRAQRLAAMILQDAQVKIMHASMEKQEINRLEA; encoded by the coding sequence ATGACTGGAAAGCATAAAGCGCCGATTGGCGTATTTGATTCCGGCGTGGGCGGTTTGACGGTGGTTCAACAGCTGCGTCGTCTGCTGCCGTCGGAGGATATCCTCTATTTTGGCGATACGGCTCGCGCACCTTATGGCGGCAGGGAGCCGGCAGAAATTTGCTTGTTTATGGGGCAGATTCTTCAATTTATGGAAGAACACGGTGTGAAACTGGCTGTAGTAGCCTGTAATACCATGACTGCTTGGGGCTTGGCGGATATGCAAGGGCGGTTTCCTTTCCCGGTAATCGGCATGGATAGCGGCGTGTCTCAGGCTTTGCAGGCTAGTCCCGGGAAGCGTATTGGCGTTATCGCTACTGCGGCAACGGTAAATAGCGGTAAGCACGAACGAGATGCGCTTGCGTTGTGTTCCGATGCGCACTTTTTTGGACAGCCTTGCCCCGAATTTGTACCATTGATTGAGCAGGAACGGCTAGCGTCTTCCGAATTGAGGCAGGCGGCAGTATCCTATTTGCAGCCGTTGCGGCAGGCGGAAACGGAAGCTGTAATATTAGGATGTACGCATTATCCGGTGATTGGAAGCTTGCTGCAGGAAATTCTGGGCGAGGGCGTAGCGCTGATTGATCCGGCGGAGGCTACGGCGCAAGCGGCTAAGCGGTTTTTGCAGGAACAAGGGATGGAGGCGCCGCAGCGGCAAGGAAGCTTGCGCTTGTATGTATCCGGCGAGCCATTGCGGGCGCAACGCCTAGCAGCTATGATTTTACAGGATGCGCAGGTGAAAATTATGCATGCGTCGATGGAAAAACAAGAAATTAACCGTTTGGAGGCATGA
- a CDS encoding acyl-CoA thioesterase, whose product MVLVEEQVRFAETDAMGVAHHANYFRWFEIGRVALLKKAGVYLNDLMAQDVLFPITDVSCQYRASARFDDVLAIETKLVKASRVKLVFSYRVIRLADQTLLATGKTQNAFTNAAGRVARVEPELYERLSRWVEDDWKA is encoded by the coding sequence ATGGTTCTTGTTGAAGAACAGGTTCGCTTTGCGGAAACGGACGCCATGGGAGTGGCGCATCATGCCAATTATTTTCGCTGGTTTGAAATTGGCAGGGTAGCGCTGTTGAAAAAGGCGGGAGTGTACTTAAACGATCTGATGGCGCAAGATGTTTTATTTCCAATTACAGATGTATCTTGCCAGTATCGGGCATCGGCGAGATTTGACGATGTATTGGCGATTGAGACCAAGCTGGTAAAGGCGTCACGCGTGAAACTGGTCTTTTCTTACCGCGTGATACGGTTGGCAGATCAAACGCTTTTGGCGACGGGAAAGACACAAAACGCGTTTACCAATGCCGCTGGACGTGTTGCGCGTGTAGAACCTGAATTATATGAACGGTTGAGCAGGTGGGTGGAAGATGACTGGAAAGCATAA
- a CDS encoding nucleotidyltransferase family protein produces MSVSIGAVVLAAGMAVRMGRQKLLLPLDGKPMLTHVLEVVAEVPFASRVVVIGEPKEELADLCEAQGIPSIFNEKRKSGQASSICLGLAELRDGLDGVLFLQGDQPLVTKSLLKRMLETFQQIHDSKAILVPMHAGVMRSPILFGAHWLKELALLKEDCGGKELVRRYPEHVKTLAWAEPFVFEDADTWEEYLRLQRLLETQSKG; encoded by the coding sequence GTGAGCGTATCAATTGGCGCTGTGGTTTTGGCTGCAGGTATGGCAGTTCGTATGGGGCGACAGAAATTGCTGCTGCCGTTAGATGGAAAGCCAATGCTGACTCATGTGCTGGAAGTGGTGGCGGAAGTTCCCTTTGCAAGTCGGGTTGTTGTTATTGGCGAGCCGAAAGAGGAATTGGCAGACTTATGTGAGGCACAAGGCATTCCTAGCATTTTTAATGAAAAACGCAAGAGTGGACAAGCTTCTTCCATCTGTCTAGGTTTGGCTGAATTGAGGGATGGCTTAGACGGAGTGCTTTTTTTGCAAGGAGATCAGCCGTTGGTTACGAAATCCTTGTTAAAGAGAATGTTGGAAACGTTTCAACAAATACATGATTCTAAGGCTATTTTGGTTCCGATGCATGCCGGGGTAATGCGCAGCCCAATTTTATTTGGGGCGCATTGGTTGAAGGAATTGGCGTTGCTGAAAGAAGATTGCGGCGGCAAGGAATTGGTACGGCGTTATCCGGAACATGTAAAAACGCTGGCTTGGGCGGAGCCGTTTGTTTTTGAAGATGCAGATACATGGGAAGAATATTTGCGGCTTCAACGGTTACTGGAAACACAAAGTAAGGGATAA
- the yqeC gene encoding selenium cofactor biosynthesis protein YqeC: protein MQQAWRSLKLPGKGIISLVGAGGKTSLALSLLAEAQEKQLTTVLTTTTKMHWKQLAQFRPIVCDSAAETAGRLALRQSLGQTAAWIGGWLGEKAVGVEPEEVDWLLEMLPEAVILVEADGAKGCWLKAPACHEPVVPSETAVTIGVLNIRALGKRLEQRFVYRLPEVCSILGKKPGEYVDLQDYVLLATSSRGVFQYAQGRRLLLLTGGEKNSDFPLAEFAACLQLEQADIELCALAHRNSKTSRLEIMEVQEL from the coding sequence GTGCAGCAAGCCTGGCGATCCTTGAAGCTTCCTGGAAAGGGCATTATTTCTTTGGTGGGAGCTGGCGGGAAGACCTCTTTAGCGTTATCTCTGTTGGCGGAAGCCCAAGAAAAACAGTTGACTACTGTTCTGACGACGACGACAAAAATGCATTGGAAGCAACTGGCTCAATTTCGGCCGATTGTTTGCGACTCAGCCGCAGAAACGGCAGGGAGGCTGGCTTTGCGGCAGTCTTTGGGGCAGACGGCCGCTTGGATCGGCGGTTGGCTTGGCGAGAAAGCGGTAGGAGTAGAACCGGAAGAAGTGGATTGGCTGCTTGAAATGTTGCCGGAGGCGGTTATTTTGGTGGAAGCGGATGGCGCCAAGGGGTGCTGGTTGAAAGCGCCGGCTTGTCATGAACCGGTAGTTCCTTCCGAAACGGCTGTGACCATTGGCGTCCTTAATATACGGGCTTTGGGGAAACGGCTGGAACAACGGTTTGTTTATCGACTGCCCGAAGTTTGCAGCATACTGGGCAAAAAACCGGGCGAGTATGTGGATTTACAAGACTATGTACTATTGGCGACGTCTTCCAGAGGGGTTTTTCAATACGCCCAGGGCCGGCGCTTGCTATTGCTTACAGGGGGAGAGAAAAACAGTGATTTTCCGCTGGCGGAGTTTGCGGCTTGCTTGCAGTTGGAACAGGCGGATATAGAGCTTTGCGCTTTAGCTCATCGCAACTCTAAAACGTCGCGGCTGGAAATAATGGAGGTGCAAGAATTGTGA
- a CDS encoding prepilin peptidase: MGMGAIGIGIILGLVIGNFLAICIYRIPRQQSLWGGRRLCPQCQAALGWLDTLPLVGYLLNHGRCRYCHKEMGKLQITVELAMAIVGGIAMWQGESWLQSGTFLILAAFLLLISFIDYEWQLIFDKVLVAFAVSGLAISVLGNESWLQALLAHGLSVLSGGAVMVVIALASRGGMGGGDVKFVMAAGCWLTVSQLFLMLLTAFFAGGLIGGVLLLLGLKGRKDYIPFGPFLALGCWIAYFYERQLLHWYWQGIF, encoded by the coding sequence ATGGGAATGGGAGCGATAGGGATAGGAATCATTCTGGGACTGGTTATCGGTAATTTTCTCGCAATTTGTATCTATCGCATTCCCCGTCAGCAATCGTTATGGGGAGGGAGAAGGCTATGCCCGCAATGCCAGGCTGCTCTGGGATGGCTAGATACACTTCCTTTGGTAGGATATCTGTTGAATCATGGCCGTTGCCGCTATTGTCATAAAGAAATGGGAAAGCTGCAAATAACGGTGGAATTGGCAATGGCTATAGTAGGCGGTATTGCGATGTGGCAAGGAGAATCGTGGCTGCAAAGCGGAACGTTCTTGATTTTAGCTGCGTTTTTATTGCTGATTTCATTCATAGATTACGAGTGGCAGCTAATTTTTGACAAAGTTTTGGTTGCTTTTGCAGTAAGCGGCTTGGCGATCAGTGTTTTAGGAAATGAATCGTGGCTGCAAGCGCTTTTGGCGCACGGTCTTTCCGTTCTTAGCGGCGGCGCTGTTATGGTGGTGATTGCGTTGGCCAGCCGTGGCGGCATGGGCGGAGGAGACGTCAAGTTTGTTATGGCTGCAGGATGCTGGTTAACGGTGTCGCAATTGTTTTTGATGTTGCTGACGGCTTTTTTTGCAGGCGGTCTAATAGGGGGCGTGCTGTTGCTTTTGGGTCTTAAGGGGCGCAAAGATTACATCCCTTTTGGACCTTTTTTGGCGCTAGGCTGTTGGATTGCTTATTTTTATGAGCGGCAGCTGCTGCATTGGTATTGGCAGGGGATTTTTTAA
- a CDS encoding DUF192 domain-containing protein, with protein MQLRNLSRSNQVLVEELQVADTVWKRLRGLLGRTQFGKNEGMVIVPCNAVHTIGMAFALDLLFLGCDGTILKVEPDVRPWRMRFCWKAHAVVELPSGSLKHLSCQVGEQVAWN; from the coding sequence ATGCAACTGCGCAATCTTTCTCGCAGCAATCAGGTGTTGGTAGAGGAACTGCAAGTGGCGGATACGGTGTGGAAACGTTTGCGAGGGCTGTTGGGGCGAACACAGTTTGGGAAAAATGAGGGGATGGTTATTGTGCCCTGTAATGCGGTTCATACCATTGGTATGGCGTTTGCTCTGGATTTGCTGTTTTTAGGGTGTGATGGCACCATCTTGAAAGTGGAACCAGATGTGCGTCCCTGGCGCATGCGCTTTTGCTGGAAAGCCCATGCGGTCGTGGAACTTCCCTCGGGAAGTTTGAAGCATTTGTCTTGCCAAGTTGGCGAACAGGTTGCTTGGAACTAA
- a CDS encoding type II secretion system F family protein — MELLISLGMAVSLFLLIYALLSKKEEAPNTAGKRLHALEKRSFAKDKPLDDMDKPFYQRVLLPLLASIGEGLAGLTPKSLQKAVETRLVMAGITLGTNEFLFIWALVVILLPMGVVSGMQLVHLPMDIVWKAGLLCLIFGALLPFVWLNNQVQARKNRIQKDLPGTLDLLTVSVEAGLGFDGALAKLTEKMKGPLVDEFGRVLKEMRMGVARRKAIGDMGRRCDVPDLSLFTAAIIQADHLGVSIGNVLRVQAVSMRERRRQRTEEKAMKAPIKMLVPLVFFIFPFLFIIILGPAVLQLMKTTLFK; from the coding sequence ATGGAGTTGCTCATCAGTTTGGGCATGGCCGTAAGCCTGTTTTTGCTCATTTATGCGCTGCTATCCAAGAAAGAAGAGGCTCCCAATACGGCTGGAAAACGGCTGCATGCCTTAGAAAAGAGAAGTTTTGCAAAGGATAAACCTTTGGATGATATGGATAAACCATTTTATCAGCGTGTACTGCTTCCTTTGTTGGCATCGATAGGGGAGGGCCTGGCAGGGTTGACTCCCAAGTCGTTGCAGAAGGCGGTAGAAACGCGCTTGGTAATGGCCGGCATCACCTTGGGAACGAATGAATTTCTTTTTATTTGGGCTTTGGTGGTTATTCTGCTCCCGATGGGCGTTGTGAGCGGCATGCAGTTGGTCCATTTGCCGATGGATATTGTCTGGAAAGCAGGTCTGCTCTGCCTGATATTTGGGGCCTTGTTGCCTTTTGTCTGGCTGAATAATCAAGTGCAGGCGCGTAAGAATCGGATTCAAAAAGACTTGCCGGGGACTTTGGATTTACTGACGGTGAGCGTGGAAGCGGGGCTTGGCTTTGACGGAGCATTGGCGAAGCTGACGGAGAAGATGAAAGGCCCTTTGGTGGATGAGTTTGGCCGGGTATTAAAGGAGATGCGCATGGGCGTGGCGCGGCGAAAGGCCATTGGAGACATGGGGCGCCGTTGTGATGTGCCGGATTTGTCCTTGTTTACGGCAGCAATTATTCAAGCGGATCATCTGGGGGTCAGTATCGGCAATGTATTGCGGGTGCAGGCGGTGAGTATGCGGGAGCGGCGTCGGCAGCGTACTGAGGAAAAAGCAATGAAAGCGCCGATTAAAATGTTGGTACCTTTAGTTTTTTTCATCTTTCCCTTTTTGTTTATTATTATTTTGGGACCGGCAGTATTGCAGCTGATGAAAACCACTCTTTTCAAGTGA